A window of the Xenopus laevis strain J_2021 chromosome 9_10L, Xenopus_laevis_v10.1, whole genome shotgun sequence genome harbors these coding sequences:
- the LOC121398188 gene encoding up-regulator of cell proliferation-like: protein MNTQAPDDGENPHKKNSMASKKSADQDSDFSIDDLVERMKSISLETSPEEDKGTLFRILLDELGMSHYESSKLTLKNVLEVGHENIQRIECQTVKDFPWYFLWKLMALSPAARCLRVPYEGIKSEERNLDEDVEASNNTPYSVHPLDVLCVLLHCSDPCLQQEMLSKMCLCQFAVPLLLPAGDGPGCTYMLWAMRGIVKRWRPQSSKDMKEFCEDNLVHIKMPMFSFTRLGKCNLSKSHILNQLLSLPHQVQEFFLHREMESGYTLRKISDGLVEISWYFPGSSDKMNIFKEPIAVANMRGDLQSALEQFKFLTRVSSSVFIFTESISEREYEFLSKIEDRYTRIIIIVLSSEPVSKETEEHIKLLQNKKRINIFKKKNSVTDRKFVKLLIHVIEHLMQNDSDLMNLEEMSKEAKEFGINVDEASEEIKDAKVLAQEITGNIKSVAQYKKNTMRLHGNLWKKISGIEKEMCRMRKQGKKNAETYRAKLMKTYSELREKQNAHAFPDDMQTFTDGITRHKLLFLKTMMFYIDAITRDNLHSLHKEYRESFYHFPGDTDRLKEIDLRIRKSSLGAEHFLRELGQFYEAKYLTAKDRKITGKYTKFPAIVAELFLDGFPLELIDGDVSNIPIHWITDILSELDSKTGGRCRLRVITVLGVQSTGKSTLLNTMFGLQLPVSGGRCTRGAFMTLLQVKDKLQIELGCEFILVVDTEGLRSPEMASLAGSYEHDNELATLVVGLSDITIINMAMENTTEMKDILQLVIHAFVRMKQIGKKPNCQFVHQNVSDVSAYERNLRDRHKLLQHLNEMTLIAARMEKKSQIAMFSDVIDYNLEEHTWYIPGMWYGVPPMASVNSGYSDGVYDLKLSLISYLQSASIKAQTIPEFTEWIKSLWNAVKHEKFIFSLRNSLVSEAYNQLCMHYTGWEWNFQKSMHSWFKEMTFFIKNLPADKVNRKTCKKIKECLNRRLREEETIMLESLKEFLHSGCDNVHLLEPFKTDFSRSVKYLRKTQEMSLATKFEEVFHEQKEKFKFQKVLDHFNQIMADRVTTIIEIGRNTTCKTDDHQLKREFEEMWEKTLEDVTMSNFLARNINQEILHHIKLLYGSSNPELLTLNSLEEFSNSKLYSQKYFSPEYFFPSCIINKCRGYIAEIVNTKEYYDEIYSQELLQMIREGMKKNHTGVLQDEPSLQLDLVFFIVKEAALEFQRMHNEFLKKNNPGPSLRNLKDHYYYIFESIYREKDECLKRAKYFCKLCLEPAISQHIFEHTGGMIMSDILHRKDALEFKSRTVFQFKVLQNLLEHMSFQWYLNYLDNYESFAKTWIVMYIKHQYKDMKCSRNLQIEILKSIMKTVRWALETVSKEEKENVLDFVDHFCSLLNKDLAIEKKYLQLVIFQSKVNSSEFSEHIQFFLNVMEEKISMEIQELDIDTILSQITLKPQDELLKKVIGCGKQCPFCKVPCEAATADHKEHFASLHRPKGLAKCNRISNIEALDYSICSTDITSNDSFISEETDFKPHPYKDYRTCYPDWIIYPEISTTCTDYWKFVFKEFNEQFADAYCTKPADIPKDWQNITQEKALHSLKESFRVKEWLEYY, encoded by the exons ATGAACACCCAGGCCCCAG aTGATGGTGAAAATCCACATAAGAAAAATTCCATGGCCTCTAAAAAGTCAGCTGATCAAGATAGTGATTTTTCTATTGACGACCTTGTGGAGAGAATGAAAAGTATCTCCCTAGAGACTTCACCAGAAGAAG ACAAAGGAACTTTGTTTCGAATACTGCTTGATGAATTAGGAATGAGCCATTATGAAAGTTCCAAGCTGACCCTGAAGAATGTTCTTGAAGTTGGACATGAAAATATACAAAGAATTGAGTGTCAGACAGTAAAAGATTTTCCTTGGTATTTTCTGTGGAAGTTGATGGCCCTTAGCCCTGCAGCGAGGTGTTTGCGTGTTCCATATGAAGGCATCAAGTCAGAGGAAAGGAATTTAGATGAAGATGTAGAAGCTTCAAACAATACACCTTACTCTGTCCATCCACTTGACGTTCTTTGTGTTCTACTGCATTGCTCAGACCCTTGTTTACAGCAAGAAATGTTatcaaaaatgtgtttgtgtCAGTTTGCTGTCCCTCTACTGCTTCCTGCTGGTGATGGACCTGGTTGTACCTATATGTTGTGGGCGATGAGGGGTATTGTGAAAAGATGGAGACCCCAATCATCAAAGGACATGAAAGAATTTTGTGAAGATAACTTGGTGCACATAAAAATGCCAATGTTCTCTTTTACGAGGCTAGGAAAATGCAATTTATCAAAGTCACACATTCTCAATCAGCTTCTCAGCCTACCTCATCAGGTCCAAGAGTTTTTCCTGCACAGAGAAATGGAAAGTGGGTATACTTTACGGAAAATCTCAGATGGGTTAGTGGAAATTTCTTGGTATTTTCCAGGAAGCAGtgataaaatgaacattttcaaaGAACCCATTGCTGTTGCTAATATGAGAGGGGACCTGCAGTCTGCGTTGGAGCAGTTTAAATTTTTAACCCGAGTATCTTCATCTGTGTTTATATTTACAGAGAGTATTAGCGAGAGAGAGTATGAATTCTTATCAAAGATTGAAGATAGGTATacaagaattattattattgtactttCTTCTGAACCTGTAAGTAAGGAGACAGAAGAACACATCAAACTGTTACAGAACAAAAAGAGGATCAATATCTTCAAAAAGAAAAACTCAGTTACTGACAGAAAATTTGTAAAACTATTAATTCATGTAATAGAGCATCTTATGCAGAATGATTCAGATCTCATGAATTTAGAGGAAATGTCTAAGGAAGCCAAAGAATTTGGGATTAACGTAGATGAAGCATCTGAAGAGATTAAGGATGCTAAAGTTCTTGCCCAGGAGATCACGGGTAATATAAAAAGTGTTgctcaatataagaaaaacactaTGAGACTTCATggaaatttatggaaaaaaatatccggaatagaaaaagaaatgtgCAGGATGAGGAAACAGGGGAAGAAAAATGCAGAAACATACAGAGCCAAGCTTATGAAAACATATTCTGAACTGCGTGAGAAACAAAATGCACATGCATTTCCAGATGATATGCAGACATTTACAGATGGTATCACAAGACATAAACTTTTATTCCTAAAAACAATGATGTTTTATATTGACGCAATCACGAGAGACAATCTTCATTCTCTGCACAAAGAGTACAGAGAGAGTTTTTACCATTTCCCAGGAGATACAGACAGACTAAAGGAGATAGATCTGAGGATACGGAAAAGTTCTTTGGGAGCTGAACATTTTTTGCGTGAATTGGGACAGTTTTATGAGGCTAAATATTTAACAGCCAAAGATAGAAAAATAACAGGTAAATATACAAAATTTCCGGCAATAGTGGCTGAGCTCTTTCTGGATGGATTCCCTTTAGAGCTCATAGATGGAGATGTCTCCAACATACCCATACATTGGATAACTGATATCCTTTCAGAGTTGGACAGTAAGACAGGAGGAAGATGTAGATTGAGAGTAATCACTGTACTAGGAGTGCAGAGCACAGGGAAATCCACCCTTCTCAACACCATGTTTGGATTGCAATTACCTGTCAGTGGTGGACGGTGCACAAGAGGAGCTTTCATGACTCTGCTCCAAGTCAAAGATAAACTTCAGATTGAGCTGGGATGTGAGTTTATTCTAGTGGTTGATACTGAAGGACTGAGGTCTCCAGAGATGGCTTCTCTTGCGGGCAGCTATGAACATGACAATGAGTTGGCAACTCTTGTTGTTGGGTTAAGCGATATCACAATAATCAATATGGCCATGGAGAATACAACAGAAATGAAAGATATTTTGCAACTTGTGATCCATGCATTTGTTAGGATGAAACAAATAGGAAAGAAGCCAAACTGCCAGTTTGTCCACCAGAATGTGAGCGATGTGTCTGCTTATGAAAGGAATTTGAGAGACAGGCACAAGCTGCTACAGCACCTAAATGAAATGACACTAATTGCAGCAAGAATGGAAAAAAAGAGCCAAATAGCAATGTTCTCAGATGTTATAGATTATAACCTTGAAGAACATACTTGGTATATTCCAGGCATGTGGTACGGTGTCCCACCCATGGCTTCGGTTAACTCCGGATACAGTGATGGTGTGTATGACCTAAAGCTAAGTTTAATTTCCTATTTGCAATCAGCTAGCATAAAAGCTCAGACAATACCAGAATTTACTGAGTGGATTAAAAGCCTGTGGAATGCAGTGAAACATGAGAAATTTATATTTAGCTTAAGGAACAGCTTAGTTTCTGAAGCTTATAACCAGCTATGCATGCATTATACAGGCTGGGAATGGAACTTCCAGAAGTCAATGCATAGCTGGTTCAAAGaaatgacattttttataaagaatCTACCAGCAGACAAGGTGAacagaaaaacatgtaaaaaaataaaagaatgcctGAATAGGAGATTAAGAGAAGAAGAGACAATCATGCTAGAATCACTCAAAGAATTTCTTCACAGTGGGTGTGACAATGTGCATCTTTTGGAACCATTTAAAACTGACTTCTCCAGGAGTGTGAAGTATCTCAGGAAGACACAAGAAATGTCTTTAGCTACAAAATTTGAGGAAGTATTTCACGAGCAGAAGGAGAAATTCAAATTCCAAAAAGTGTTGGATCATTTCAATCAGATAATGGCAGACAGAGTTACAACTATTATTGAGATCGGTAGAAATACCACATGTAAAACTGATGATCATCAACTAAAGAGGGAATTTGAAGAGATGTGGGAAAAAACACTAGAGGATGTGACCATGTCAAATTTTTTGGCACGTAACATAAACCAGGAAATCCTTCATCATATTAAGCTTTTGTATGGCTCATCAAATCCAGAATTGCTTACTCTGAATAGTTTAGAAGAATttagcaacagtaaattatattcacAGAAATATTTTAGTCCAGAATATTTTTTCCCCAGTTGTATAATAAACAAATGCCGTGGGTACATTGCagaaattgttaacacaaaagaGTATTATGATGAAATTTATTCTCAGGAACTTCTCCAAATGATACGGGAAGGAATGAAGAAGAACCACACTGGTGTTCTTCAAGATGAGCCTTCACTGCAGTTGGACCTAGTGTTTTTTATCGTCAAGGAAGCAGCACTAGAATTCCAAAGGATGCACAATGAATTTCTTAAAAAGAACAATCCAGGTCCCAGTTTAAGAAATCTCAAGGaccattattattacatatttgaaagtatttatagagaaaaagatgAGTGCCTGAAAAGGGCAAAATATTTCTGCAAGCTTTGCCTAGAGCCGGCGATCAGCCAACATATTTTTGAACATACTGGTGGCATGATAATGAGTGATATTTTGCATAGAAAAGATGCACTAGAATTCAAGAGTCGAACTGTATTTCAGTTTAAGGTCCTTCAAAATCTCTTAGAACATATGTCCTTCCAGTGGTATCTGAATTACCTTGATAACTATGAGAGCTTTGCTAAAACTTGGATAGTGATGTACATTAAGCATCAATACAAAGACATGAAATGCAGTCGAAACTTGCAGATTGAGATTCTTAAATCCATAATGAAGACAGTTAGATGGGCTCTTGAAACTGTGTCGAAAGAAGAGAAGGAAAATGTTCTAGATTTTGTAGACCATTTTTGCAGCCTGTTAAATAAGGACTTAGCAAttgagaaaaaatatttacagctGGTAATTTTTCAAAGCAAAGTAAACTCTTCCGAGTTTTCAGAGCACATTCAATTCTTTTTGAATGTTATGGAAGAGAAAATCAGTATGGAAATTCAAGAATTGGATATTGACACCATACTTTCTCAAATCACACTTAAGCCTCAAGATGAACTGCTTAAGAAAGTCATAGGGTGTGGAAAGCAATGCCCGTTCTGCAAAGTGCCTTGTGAGGCTGCAACTGCTGACCATAAGGAACACTTTGCTTCTCTTCACCGACCAAAGGGTCTAGCTAAATGCAATAGAATAAGTAACATAGAGGCCCTAGATTACTCAATCTGTTCTACTGATATCACCTCCAATGACAGTTTTATTTCAGAAGAGACAGACTTCAAGCCCCATCCTTACAAAGATTACCGTACATGTTACCCAGACTGGATTATATATCCTGAGATAAGTACTACCTGCACAGATTACTGGAAATTTGTTTTCAAGGAGTTTAATGAACAATTTGCAGATGCATATTGTACAAAACCAGCAGATATTCCAAAAGACTGGCAGAATATCACACAAGAGAAAGCTCTACACAGTCTAAAAGAGTCATTTAGAGTCAAAGAATGGTTAGAGTACTACTAA